A DNA window from Microcystis aeruginosa NIES-843 contains the following coding sequences:
- a CDS encoding peroxiredoxin, with protein MALTVGTIAPNFTTTDDTGKTVSLSDFQGKVVVLYFYPKDDTPGCTKQAQSFRDNYEQYQDKEIVVFGVSRDDQGSHAQFKEKYGLPFQLLVDTDGAITKAYDVDGGGYSKRVTYIIDGEGKISHVDDKVNTASHASDILCVVG; from the coding sequence ATGGCTTTAACCGTTGGAACAATCGCACCGAACTTTACCACCACCGACGATACTGGAAAAACCGTTTCCCTGTCGGATTTTCAAGGTAAAGTCGTAGTTTTATACTTCTATCCCAAAGATGATACCCCCGGCTGCACCAAGCAAGCGCAAAGCTTCCGGGATAACTACGAACAATACCAAGACAAGGAAATAGTAGTCTTCGGGGTGAGCAGGGATGACCAGGGTTCCCATGCACAATTTAAAGAAAAATACGGTTTACCCTTCCAATTGCTCGTAGATACCGATGGTGCTATCACCAAAGCTTATGATGTCGATGGGGGTGGTTATTCTAAGCGCGTCACCTATATCATCGATGGAGAAGGCAAAATTAGCCATGTGGATGACAAAGTGAATACCGCTAGTCACGCATCGGATATTCTCTGCGTAGTCGGTTAA